The genomic segment GAGGTCCTGGTGATCCAGTTGTTTGACAATGAGATGGAGGCGAATGCGAGGGCACCGCGCAAGGatggagggaagggaggattgggcgtcggcgggacGGTGCATAGTGCGTTTGAACTTGTGGGACAGGATGGCGCGGAGGAGGCCCGTGAGAGCATCGAAGTGAGGGTTGCGGCCTTCTGGTGAGGCGGGAGTCGGGACATGGATGATATTGGAActgtctacctacctaggcagaTACATAACTTGGCAACAAATTGTAAATCAGTTTCCCGTGGAGTTGTCACTGTTGTTATATTGTTTAacgccgcgtcgccgtcccCCATACCTAAGGGCAAAGGGCGCCCGCAGCAATGGGTTTCCCGTGGAGGAACGAGTGACAAGTGAACATGAGGATGCAAATTATCACCACTGGCCAAACAAACCCTTTTACGGATACCGATTATGGATCTATTCAACCCTCCTGCTACTGCTCCGGTACCGCCTTCTTTACGCCAAACCTCTTCCCCAATACCACAAATTGGGCCACTGTAATGGCTCTCCTCAAGGACAATGCGTCCTGCTCCTCAAATGCCCTCTTcaccgcctcctcggccgcctgcCAGTCCAAAAAGCCTAGCTCTTGGACATTCTCCTTCGTCACCAGCTCGGTCACCTTTTGCCACAACGGGCCTCCGACCCAAAACTTCCTGGGCCCCATGTACGCCTTCTTGCTCATGTTGTAAATCTCATCGGTCACAAACGGCTTCACCGCCTCACGCAGAATATGCTTCTCCCGCCAGGACTTGGTGCCGTGGTGATATTGGATCTTGAGCGCCGGCGGAATGTTGTTGACGTACTCGGTGAGATGATGGTCCAGGAACGGACAACGCGACTCGACTTGGTGTTTCATGTCGACGTTGTCACCGTTGTAACGCAGGATAAAGTGCGGCATGAAGGTCTTCACAAACATGTACTCCGCCGCGTGGAATGGATGCCACCGCTTCCGAATGTTCTCGCGCacgcggccgtcgaggccctcAACAAGGGCCGTCTCTGGCACCGTGTCCCCGTGGGCATGTCTGGTCCACTCTGCGAAGGGAAGAGAGCCCACGCGCGCGATGGAGGGAACGACGTACCCGTGGTTCATCATCCTCTCGGAGGAAGCGGGGATCTGTGTCGTGAAATCCCCAAAGATTCCGCGCTTGCtggcggccacggccgtcTGTAGCGCCTCATCACGGTCACTCGCAGAGAGTTGCTCTTCCTGCGCCGCCCACGAATGATCGGCCTCGCTCAGCCAGTCGGCGCGAAAGGCGTCGTAGCCCCCAAAGTGCTCATCCGAGCCCTCCCCGGTGATGACGACTTTGATCCCCTGCTTATgaacggcctcggcgagcgCGTACCGTCCCATTCCGTTGAGATCCGGCAGTGGGACCTCGGCGTTCCACACCGTGTCCTCGAAGCGCGCGACCAGGGCCTCTTCGTCCATTTTCACCATGTGAATGTCCACGCCCAGCCATGCGGCCGTGCGGTGCGCCACGGCCGACTCGTCTGCGCCGGTACCCTCGTCGAACTGCACGGTGAAGCACTTCATCTTGGAGGGCACGGTCGACGATTCGGAGCCGAGGTGGTGGCCTTGCTTCATGAGGTGGGCCACCATGCCGGCCACCGAAGACGAGTCGATGCCGCCCGACAGGTAGACGGCCACCGGCACGTCGGCTTTGAGGCGGATTCTGGTGGCCTCCAGGAGACGTGTGCGGACGTTCTCCGTGAGTTCAGTGGCGGAACGAGAATCAGGGATTGTCTGCGAGGAGGTGGGCTTTAGAATTGATGTGCCATATTGGGACAGATGCAGGAAGAGACTTACCTTGTCCGGATACTCGACGTCCCAATAAGGCACCTGATACTCTTGCTCACCAGGCCTTGCGACTAAGTAATGTCCCGGGAGAACCTATAGCACATCATGTTTCATCAGCACTTCGTCATCTCTCCCCACGCCTCATCCACAGAGTGACCAAAAGTccaaggaagaaagaagatATACTCACCCTGTAGATACCCTTGAAGTAAGTCTCGCTTCCCACCCGCCAACTCTGTTCACGCAACTCCCGCACGCCCCACTCCATTCCCTTTCCAAACCTCAGAAAGCTCTTCATCTCGGTGGCCACCAGCAACTTCCCGTCGTGCCATGTATAGTACAAGCTCTTGATGCCATACCGATCCCGTCCGGCAATCAGCCTCTTTTTGTTCTCGTCCCACAGCACAAAGGCAAACTCGCCGCGGAGGTGCTCCAGGAACGAGAGGCCGTAGTGTTTGTACAGGGCGATGACAATCTCACAGTCTGAAGTTCCGACAAAATGGAACTCGGGTGAGAGGAGATCCCGGTAGTACTCGTGGTTGTAGagctcgccgttgacgacggcggagatGGTGGGCGTGGCGGGAGGGTGGGAGTCATGGAAGGGCTGGTTGCCGGTGGGAGAGAGGTCTAGAATGGAGAGACGGACGTGACCGAGGCCTTTTGGAAAGGGTGGTGGTGTCAGGAAAAACGGCTGTCGACTGGACGCTTCACGAGGGAAGGGCAATACTGACCGACCTGGTGGTTCTCACTGTACCATGTTCCTCTGGCGTCAGGACCGCGATGgacgatgatgtcgaggctgctctcgagctcgtcgacgacctgtTTGGTCTCCTCGGGGCTACGGTGGGAGGAGCCGTGGCTCATGAAGGCGCTGATTCCGCACATGTTTGCTGGGTTGGAATGGCCTCAACAAAGCGTACCATGGAAAAATCGACGTTGTGGCCTCGCTATTCACGCCTCTGGCAGCTAGTCAACATCAAACCCAGTAGAAGATATTATTATACATTTCACGAGTCATCTACTTATCGATAACACGGGCATGTCAGATTTAGACAAGCTACTCTGAGTCGACAGCAGATGCCCTAACACTCGCGCTCGCTCTCTGAAAGTACTTTGGTAGTGTCCACAAGTTCTAAACCAAGGTCTTCATGGAGATGGAGGCACTAATGCTGCGTTTGGCCGTGAGCACAGCATGAGATTTCCACCTGCCCCCCCACTGCAAAATGTCAGGGtctttcctcttccaccAGTGCCTCACCGGAAGTCAGCCAGCCGAGCGCGGCACAGCGTCGGATCACGGAAGCCTCCATCTTCGGATCGGAGGAGAG from the Colletotrichum destructivum chromosome 10, complete sequence genome contains:
- a CDS encoding Putative asparagine synthase, rossmann-like alpha/beta/alpha sandwich, nucleophile aminohydrolase, translating into MCGISAFMSHGSSHRSPEETKQVVDELESSLDIIVHRGPDARGTWYSENHQVGLGHVRLSILDLSPTGNQPFHDSHPPATPTISAVVNGELYNHEYYRDLLSPEFHFVGTSDCEIVIALYKHYGLSFLEHLRGEFAFVLWDENKKRLIAGRDRYGIKSLYYTWHDGKLLVATEMKSFLRFGKGMEWGVRELREQSWRVGSETYFKGIYRVLPGHYLVARPGEQEYQVPYWDVEYPDKTIPDSRSATELTENVRTRLLEATRIRLKADVPVAVYLSGGIDSSSVAGMVAHLMKQGHHLGSESSTVPSKMKCFTVQFDEGTGADESAVAHRTAAWLGVDIHMVKMDEEALVARFEDTVWNAEVPLPDLNGMGRYALAEAVHKQGIKVVITGEGSDEHFGGYDAFRADWLSEADHSWAAQEEQLSASDRDEALQTAVAASKRGIFGDFTTQIPASSERMMNHGYVVPSIARVGSLPFAEWTRHAHGDTVPETALVEGLDGRVRENIRKRWHPFHAAEYMFVKTFMPHFILRYNGDNVDMKHQVESRCPFLDHHLTEYVNNIPPALKIQYHHGTKSWREKHILREAVKPFVTDEIYNMSKKAYMGPRKFWVGGPLWQKVTELVTKENVQELGFLDWQAAEEAVKRAFEEQDALSLRRAITVAQFVVLGKRFGVKKAVPEQ